In one window of Notolabrus celidotus isolate fNotCel1 chromosome 15, fNotCel1.pri, whole genome shotgun sequence DNA:
- the sugp1 gene encoding SURP and G-patch domain-containing protein 1: MDSSDLGRGGWKSRPVQPQKNKMNMNILRQERLIAQKKKEIEEKMAEQAKMNVRTTNKPLPPSISQSIASFQGASSNKFVNDGSFLQQFMKMQKVKSENGSTTDTKSSAALAPSPGGNPQQKKSILVGKRPGLGVSSMLSQYKSYSQSKKNPVLSQRPSVFSSPEDEDEEEDADYIRFLEMKVSPPEDTDTKLIIDKMASFVAEGGPELERKAREDYKDNPVFSFLYDKSSLEYLYFKNRVAVLRKDLPRPESTSDNVSPSVDAETLRMAEKLARFVSEGGPEVEAIAAEQNRDNPACSFLYDHQSPVHRYYKEKVQEYRGEASESSSPPAAEFRTQPASFPKNQETETPPVKRKRKSRWGAEDDKVELPIPPIIVPPEVPDPNAPALSANDLQSLGYKKGKPLGLVGVTELSEDQKKQIKEQQEMQEMYDIIIKHKRAMAEMQLMWEKAIRDHQHEYDSDEEVDQQAGTWEHRLRKMEMEKTREWAESLTEMGKGKHFIGDFLPPEELEKFMETFKALKEGRDPDYSEYKEFKLTVENLGFRMLTKMGWKEGEGLGSEGQGITTPVNKGTTAVDGAGFGVDRPAMLTKSDDEYDAYRKRMMLAYRFRPNPLNNPRRPYY, from the exons ATGGACTCAAGTGACTTGG gGCGAGGAGGATGGAAGTCCAGGCCTGTTCAGccccagaaaaacaaaatgaacatgAATATTCTCCGTCAAGAGAGGCTGATAgctcagaagaagaaggagatagAGGAAAAGATGGCTGAGCAAGCAAAGATGAATGTGCGAACCACAAACAAACCTCTGCCTCcaag TATTTCTCAAAGTATTGCCAGTTTTCAAGGAGCCTCTTCAAACAAGTTTGTAAATGACGGAAGCTTCTTGCAGCAGTTCATGAAGATGCAGAAGGTTAAATCTGAAAATG GTTCAACCACTGATACCAAATCTTCTGCAGCCTTAGCTCCATCACCAGGAGGGAAcccacagcaaaaaaaaagtattcttGTTGGCAAGAGGCCTGGCCTCGGAGTCAGTAGCATGCTTAGTCAGTACAAAAGCTACTCACAGTCAAAGAAGAATCCTGTTCTCAGCCAGAGGCCGAGTGTGTTTTCTTCTccagaagatgaagatgaagaggaagatgcAGATTACATCAGATTCTTGGAAATGAAAG TCTCTCCCCCAGAGGACACAGACACCAAACTTATCATCGACAAGATGGCCTCTTTTGTGGCGGAGGGAGGAccagagctggagagaaagGCCAGGGAGGACTACAAGGACAATCCTGTTTTCTC ATTTTTATACGATAAGAGCAGCTTGGAGTATCTTTACTTCAAAAACAGAGTTGCAGTCTTGAGGAAGGATTTGCCAAGACCGGAGAGTACATCGGATAATG TCTCCCCCTCAGTGGACGCGGAAACCCTGCGGATGGCCGAGAAGCTGGCTAGGTTTGTGTCAGAGGGTGGTCCCGAGGTGGAAGCCATCGCTGCTGAGCAGAACCGAGACAACCCTGCCTGCAG CTTTTTATATGACCACCAAAGCCCAGTCCACCGCTACTACAAAGAAAAAGTACAGGAGTACCGTGGTGAAGCCTCAGAGTCCTCCTCGCCTCCAGCAGCAGAGTTTAGGACACAACCTGCCTCTTTTCCCAAGAATCAAGAGACAGAAACTCCACCTGTCAAACGGAAAAGAAAGAGTAGATGGGGGGCCGAGGATGATAAGGTGGAGCTACCAATTCCTCCTATCATTGTCCCTCCGGAGGTTCCAGACCCTAATGCACCCGCTCTCTCTG CCAACGATCTTCAAAGTCTGGGATATAAAAAAGGGAAGCCTCTTGGACTGGTGGGTGTGACAGAATTATCTGAAGACCAAAAGAAACAAATcaaggagcagcaggag ATGCAAGAGATGTATGATATTATCATAAAACACAAGCGAGCGATGGCAGAGATGCAGTTGATGTGGGAAAAGGCTATAAGGGATCACCAACATGAATACGACAGCGATGAAGAGGTGGACCAGCAGGCGGGCACCTGGGAGCATCGTCTCCGTAAAATGGAAATGGAGAAGACACGAG AGTGGGCTGAATCCCTGACAGAAATGGGGAAAGGGAAACACTTTATTGGAGATTTTCTTCCTCCAGAGGAGCTGGAAAAGTTCATGGAGACCTTTAAAGCACTCAAG GAGGGCCGGGACCCGGACTACTCAGAGTACAAAGAGTTTAAGTTGACAGTGGAAAATCTCGGTTTCCGAATGCTCACGAAGATGGGCTGGAAGGAAGGCGAAGGTCTGGGCAGTGAAGGACAGGGCATCACGACTCCTGTCAACAA GGGAACCACTGCAGTAGATGGAGCTGGATTTGGAGTCGACCGTCCTGCTATGCTCACAAAAAGTGACGATGAATATGATGCGTACAGAAAAAGGATGATGCTTGCGTACCGCTTCAGGCCAAACCCCCTG AATAACCCACGAAGACCATATTACTGA